A single region of the Thermotoga profunda AZM34c06 genome encodes:
- a CDS encoding amidohydrolase produces MVLKNVLVYQNGEFVKKDLHVEGKFFVSNSSGLIFDFSGMYLMPGFVDSHAHILGVGHKYGYLNLEQIDSQEKLLNLIKNCNDAVIKGRGWSEQILGGYPDKNLLDQINKPVILKRRCGHIAVLNKAAMSVVGIYKNDGIFKENELDLIEEKLKDENPEKFFKIGEQKFLEHGVTFVHSDDLHGISWDQLKKILMNSRIRIFEKLYFPTINDLIEFDDFGDLTEKVYVKGVKIFADGSLGGKTAYLSLPYPDEVQYRGVKLLDSDQIENFARVSSQKNLQLSVHAIGDAAVHEVAEVYQKYPGNRIIHAQLVRKSDLPLLKKSYFSIQPHFAFEDQELIKKRIPQDLDVLKYDFLRFFKEGYKISFSTDAPVSPEDPKYVIEKALKMGFNLREAIELYTVAGAKAAGFDNIGRIEQGYLADFAIYERNPLKLEDDPIAVYVSGELVWKK; encoded by the coding sequence ATGGTACTAAAAAACGTATTAGTCTACCAGAATGGTGAATTTGTAAAAAAAGATCTGCATGTGGAAGGAAAGTTCTTCGTTTCAAATTCCTCTGGACTTATTTTTGACTTCTCGGGCATGTATTTAATGCCTGGTTTTGTAGATTCCCATGCTCACATATTGGGTGTAGGTCACAAGTATGGTTATCTAAATCTTGAGCAAATAGATTCGCAGGAAAAATTGTTGAATCTGATAAAAAACTGCAACGATGCAGTTATCAAAGGTAGAGGTTGGAGTGAGCAAATTCTTGGAGGATACCCTGATAAAAATTTATTGGATCAAATAAATAAACCTGTAATACTCAAAAGAAGATGTGGCCATATAGCGGTGTTGAACAAAGCTGCGATGAGTGTTGTTGGAATATACAAGAACGACGGAATCTTCAAAGAAAATGAATTAGATCTGATAGAAGAAAAATTGAAAGATGAAAATCCCGAAAAGTTTTTCAAAATAGGTGAACAGAAATTTCTCGAACATGGAGTGACCTTTGTCCATTCCGATGATCTTCATGGAATCAGCTGGGATCAATTAAAGAAAATACTCATGAACTCAAGAATTAGAATCTTTGAGAAACTCTATTTTCCTACAATAAATGACCTAATAGAATTTGATGATTTTGGCGACCTCACAGAAAAAGTTTATGTGAAGGGTGTGAAAATCTTTGCAGATGGTTCTCTTGGTGGCAAAACAGCCTACTTGAGTCTACCCTATCCAGATGAAGTGCAATACAGAGGTGTTAAATTACTTGACTCCGACCAGATAGAAAATTTTGCGAGAGTAAGTAGTCAAAAAAATCTTCAACTTTCTGTTCATGCGATTGGTGATGCTGCTGTTCACGAAGTCGCTGAAGTGTACCAAAAGTATCCAGGTAATAGGATTATTCACGCACAGCTTGTCAGGAAAAGTGATCTACCTTTACTGAAGAAAAGTTATTTTAGTATCCAACCTCATTTTGCCTTTGAAGACCAAGAGTTAATCAAAAAAAGAATTCCTCAAGATCTCGATGTCCTCAAATATGATTTTCTCAGATTTTTCAAGGAAGGTTACAAAATCAGTTTTTCCACCGATGCACCTGTCTCACCAGAAGATCCAAAGTATGTGATTGAAAAGGCTTTGAAAATGGGGTTCAACTTGAGAGAAGCGATTGAACTTTACACAGTTGCCGGGGCAAAAGCCGCTGGGTTTGATAATATAGGCAGGATCGAACAAGGATATCTCGCTGACTTTGCAATATATGAAAGAAACCCTCTCAAACTGGAAGATGATCCTATTGCAGTTTACGTTTCAGGTGAACTCGTCTGGAAAAAATAA
- a CDS encoding ATP-binding protein, with translation MTIGVVTGTSSSSPYNFFVRLHQENNRPIHMVQIDDVVKVIFSYKPYGEIIYYGIVTEINARWDFGLVSGYEEEIALKGLLPAFPIYIATVTTTRMLRVEKGKVTSDAPQVPPPPGTEVLIAEGEEIDIALGFDDLIKQNMAVPIGTFRNGRPAYVDVRYILGENGAHINISGQSGVASKTSYATFLVRSFLDTGKKLREKNELMGYLSRSRFIIFNVKGEGLLFLDKWSKDWKNLEKEEQGKHWKKMYESMGIEPKPFEKVLFYAPRRSKKNMAPWSNKRYDNIFSYGWDCIDIFKMGLFELMFDPQELEINQNLQLAVTTVQEFLYERLEKAVEEAAKFCHKNSCFPSTTDDEIILRTAIANGFDIVAQGKLPEGIDDLIKMFSEDSDKEFSDKMMQELKGKSTIMAMIRRLKSIKNIGMDLIWIPTSFLSAKVGTTEEHKINWDHPGQVTVIDISKLRPRVQSFVVGAVLVEVMRSREEKTDQDPVFIFLDELNKYAPRHGGGPLGNLFRDIAERGRSFRVIMIGAEQTASEVDYRIITQSSTTVVGRQKGAELEKPEYAHLTVEQKERAALLQQGEMIVDQPFMRIPITVSFPLPAWCTREDGYYTLSEEKIKQIEGKLYG, from the coding sequence ATGACAATTGGAGTTGTAACTGGTACAAGTAGTTCGAGTCCGTACAATTTTTTTGTCAGACTCCACCAAGAAAATAATCGACCCATCCACATGGTCCAGATAGATGATGTCGTTAAAGTCATTTTTTCGTACAAACCTTATGGTGAAATAATCTATTATGGCATAGTTACAGAAATCAATGCACGATGGGACTTTGGCCTTGTTTCAGGTTATGAAGAAGAGATAGCACTTAAAGGTTTGTTACCAGCCTTTCCAATTTACATAGCTACAGTAACAACAACGCGTATGTTGAGAGTTGAAAAAGGTAAAGTGACATCAGACGCTCCACAAGTACCCCCACCACCAGGTACGGAAGTGTTGATAGCTGAAGGTGAAGAAATAGACATTGCTCTTGGATTTGACGATCTAATCAAACAGAATATGGCTGTTCCAATAGGTACTTTTAGAAACGGAAGGCCAGCCTATGTAGATGTGAGATATATCCTTGGAGAAAACGGTGCACATATAAATATCTCTGGACAATCTGGTGTGGCTTCGAAAACCTCTTATGCGACGTTTTTGGTCAGATCATTCCTCGATACAGGTAAAAAGTTAAGAGAAAAGAATGAACTCATGGGATATCTATCACGCTCGAGATTTATCATCTTCAATGTCAAAGGAGAAGGGTTACTTTTCTTAGATAAATGGTCAAAAGACTGGAAAAACCTTGAAAAGGAAGAACAGGGAAAACACTGGAAAAAGATGTATGAATCAATGGGTATCGAACCAAAACCATTTGAGAAAGTCTTGTTTTACGCACCAAGAAGATCTAAGAAAAACATGGCACCATGGTCAAATAAAAGATATGACAACATCTTCTCATACGGTTGGGATTGTATAGATATCTTCAAAATGGGATTATTTGAACTCATGTTCGATCCACAGGAACTTGAGATCAACCAAAACCTTCAACTTGCTGTGACCACCGTACAAGAATTTCTCTACGAAAGACTTGAAAAAGCTGTTGAAGAGGCAGCGAAATTTTGTCATAAAAATTCTTGTTTTCCTTCCACAACAGACGATGAAATAATTCTTCGAACTGCGATTGCAAATGGATTTGATATTGTAGCACAAGGCAAACTTCCTGAAGGAATAGATGATCTGATAAAAATGTTCTCAGAAGATTCAGATAAAGAATTTTCAGATAAAATGATGCAGGAGCTGAAGGGAAAATCAACCATTATGGCTATGATAAGAAGACTCAAATCGATCAAGAACATTGGTATGGACCTTATTTGGATTCCTACGAGTTTTCTCTCGGCAAAAGTTGGAACCACTGAAGAACACAAGATAAATTGGGATCATCCCGGCCAGGTTACCGTGATAGACATTTCAAAACTCAGACCAAGAGTTCAATCATTTGTTGTTGGGGCGGTACTCGTTGAAGTGATGCGTTCTCGTGAAGAAAAAACCGACCAAGATCCCGTCTTCATATTCCTCGATGAACTGAACAAATACGCTCCAAGGCACGGTGGGGGACCACTTGGGAATCTGTTCAGAGATATAGCAGAACGTGGTCGCTCTTTCAGGGTGATAATGATCGGCGCAGAACAGACGGCCTCCGAAGTCGATTACAGAATAATAACTCAGTCATCAACAACAGTTGTTGGAAGGCAAAAAGGAGCAGAGTTAGAGAAGCCCGAATATGCACACCTGACTGTTGAGCAAAAAGAACGCGCAGCGTTGCTACAACAAGGAGAGATGATCGTTGATCAGCCATTTATGAGAATACCAATAACCGTTAGCTTCCCTCTACCTGCTTGGTGTACAAGAGAAGATGGATATTACACCCTTAGCGAAGAGAAAATCAAACAAATAGAAGGAAAACTTTATGGGTGA
- the truB gene encoding tRNA pseudouridine(55) synthase TruB: MNKSGVLLVDKPEGPTSHDIVNEVRKRLKIEKIGHAGTLDPFASGLLIIGIGNGTRILEYLMNHNKIYRVKMRLGIITDTFDITGQVMEERSVDCSTEQILNVIKSFVGTYKQVPPAYCARKYKGERLYELARQGKIIRLPPKQVTIYKIEDISIDGNDISFTADVSAGTYIRSLCMDIGYVLGCGATTLKLRRISIGPFTVDKAIDILKADQQEILNNLLDLSRVLDMPRVYLRDCGYEKIIHGNTLKVKDLKSFEDFPKDSLVQVIYQGQLISIAKTQRNSTFVRTLIEQNRNEPLLKPIKVLKEN, from the coding sequence GTGAACAAATCTGGAGTCCTGCTGGTGGACAAACCCGAAGGCCCAACTTCACATGACATCGTTAATGAGGTCAGAAAGAGATTGAAAATCGAAAAAATTGGGCACGCAGGAACTCTCGATCCATTTGCAAGCGGATTGTTGATAATTGGAATTGGCAATGGAACCAGAATTCTTGAATATTTGATGAACCACAACAAGATCTATCGTGTGAAGATGCGCTTAGGTATCATCACAGATACTTTCGATATCACCGGGCAAGTCATGGAAGAAAGATCAGTTGATTGTTCAACCGAGCAAATATTGAATGTAATCAAGTCCTTTGTTGGAACATATAAACAGGTTCCCCCTGCTTATTGTGCCAGAAAATACAAAGGAGAAAGACTTTACGAACTTGCAAGACAAGGCAAGATAATAAGGTTACCTCCAAAACAGGTGACGATATACAAGATAGAAGATATCTCAATAGATGGAAACGACATCTCTTTCACAGCAGATGTTTCTGCTGGTACGTATATACGTTCACTATGCATGGACATCGGTTATGTACTCGGTTGCGGTGCAACAACATTGAAACTCAGGAGGATCTCCATAGGACCATTCACGGTCGACAAAGCTATCGATATTTTGAAAGCCGATCAACAAGAAATACTCAACAACTTGTTGGATTTGTCGAGAGTATTAGATATGCCAAGGGTTTATCTGAGAGATTGTGGTTATGAAAAAATTATCCATGGTAACACACTCAAAGTTAAAGATTTGAAAAGCTTTGAAGACTTTCCCAAAGACTCCTTGGTACAAGTGATTTACCAAGGTCAATTAATCAGCATAGCAAAAACACAGCGCAATTCTACATTTGTGAGAACTCTAATTGAACAGAATCGGAATGAACCATTACTCAAACCGATCAAAGTTCTAAAGGAGAATTGA
- the rbfA gene encoding 30S ribosome-binding factor RbfA has protein sequence MRPDYRKAMLESEITKLITEALREAKDPKLKDLLITISRSELSNDKRFADVYVSVMGDKDERIKTVEYLNKIKGYFRTYLANNLDLYTAPQVRFKEDPGIEASVRIQEILNKIKEEKTE, from the coding sequence ATGAGACCTGACTACAGAAAGGCTATGTTGGAATCTGAAATCACAAAACTCATAACCGAAGCACTTCGTGAAGCAAAAGATCCCAAATTGAAAGATTTGTTGATAACTATCTCTCGCTCAGAATTATCAAATGACAAAAGATTTGCCGATGTCTATGTGAGTGTTATGGGAGACAAAGATGAGCGCATCAAAACTGTCGAGTACCTGAACAAGATCAAAGGATATTTCAGAACGTATTTAGCCAACAACTTAGATTTGTACACAGCTCCTCAGGTGAGATTCAAAGAAGATCCTGGTATAGAAGCAAGTGTGAGAATACAAGAGATTTTGAACAAAATCAAGGAGGAGAAAACCGAGTGA
- a CDS encoding HDOD domain-containing protein, whose amino-acid sequence MELQDILVKIDELPTPDPIVQRIVSVASDPDASAKDLAEVIKLDASLTVRILKLVNSAYYGLPRKIAVLNEAIMILGFKTVRNIALSVFTYNSVLKNKRRSTIDHYQLWKHFIGAAVGCELLAQMVGYPNKEELFISGLLHDIGKVALDYIFPEAFGAVTKLTKTLQISFTQAEDRLNLPNHSIISGKMIEKWNLPEIVVHSASGHHTPNNFSESVYSDVVAIVHIVDFLVNLMRYGDSYTYGGLTLSPFALNVLGIKPSFLTNLADKLKIRLAEAEDFLKIEQEVS is encoded by the coding sequence ATGGAGTTACAGGATATCTTGGTAAAGATAGATGAACTTCCAACACCAGATCCAATTGTTCAAAGAATTGTATCAGTCGCATCAGATCCAGATGCGTCTGCGAAAGATCTCGCAGAAGTCATCAAATTGGATGCGAGTCTAACGGTTCGCATATTGAAGTTAGTGAATTCAGCTTATTATGGTCTTCCACGCAAAATAGCTGTACTGAACGAGGCTATAATGATCCTTGGTTTCAAAACTGTGAGAAACATAGCTTTGAGTGTTTTCACATACAATTCTGTTCTCAAGAACAAGAGACGTTCTACCATCGATCATTATCAACTGTGGAAACATTTCATAGGTGCCGCAGTAGGATGTGAACTTCTGGCACAGATGGTGGGATATCCCAACAAAGAAGAACTGTTCATATCGGGATTGTTACACGATATAGGAAAAGTAGCACTTGACTATATATTTCCTGAAGCCTTTGGTGCTGTTACAAAGCTCACAAAGACTTTGCAGATTTCTTTCACACAGGCAGAAGATAGACTGAACTTGCCAAATCATTCTATCATCAGTGGCAAAATGATAGAAAAGTGGAACCTTCCCGAGATCGTTGTTCATTCGGCGAGTGGTCATCATACACCAAATAATTTTTCAGAATCTGTTTACTCAGATGTAGTAGCAATTGTTCATATAGTTGACTTTCTCGTGAATTTGATGAGATATGGCGATTCTTACACATATGGTGGCTTAACGCTCTCACCTTTCGCGTTGAATGTATTGGGAATAAAACCAAGCTTCTTGACAAATTTGGCAGATAAGCTAAAAATTCGCTTAGCAGAAGCCGAAGATTTCTTGAAAATAGAACAGGAGGTGTCCTAA
- a CDS encoding sensor histidine kinase, with amino-acid sequence MPQMSTNRIHTFISSFIRESSNAKDPESLLLSLIKIVQKFVNCQWVAILDKDFNLRKSDSSNISLEQDLLDMIKWSVEKMSPTSLVKGQSTILIFPLVKTNRVLGVLLAATNEEPVFEIFELIRTLAFLSSVVLENLDLYKSLEKQHAVVEETMNYMQRIFNSFPQIVVVLDSQLKPIFSNIQYLQREKESKLTDAIEKVAKNVLATNSRQVSEIESEGTFYSLIAEKIEYEGETQVLLSITDVTNTKELERLKAIDKLKTDFVASISHELRTPLAAIKAYSETMLSSLSDLDKDILNDFLQIVYKESLHLESLLDELLDFAKIEQKAMSLEKTKFNLAELIQEVIQSMTEFAKSKNVRLECDVSEPIFILADRKRIRQVLINLVSNGVKYSKENGNDKFVKISTKIDNAFVIISISDNGIGIPEEYQQKVFEKFFRVGSALDYRTEGAGIGLTITKEIVELHGGRIWLESKVNDGSVFYVQLPLGE; translated from the coding sequence ATGCCACAGATGTCCACAAATAGAATTCACACATTTATTTCGAGTTTTATAAGAGAATCGAGCAATGCAAAGGACCCAGAGTCACTCCTTCTTTCTCTCATAAAGATTGTCCAGAAATTCGTCAATTGTCAATGGGTGGCTATACTGGATAAGGATTTTAATTTGAGAAAATCCGATTCGAGCAACATATCACTTGAACAGGATTTACTCGACATGATCAAATGGTCTGTTGAGAAAATGTCGCCAACTTCCTTGGTAAAGGGCCAATCAACGATCTTGATATTCCCATTAGTAAAAACCAATAGAGTTCTTGGTGTCTTGCTTGCAGCGACAAATGAAGAGCCGGTCTTTGAAATTTTTGAACTAATCCGTACCCTTGCGTTTCTTTCATCAGTAGTACTTGAAAACCTCGATCTGTACAAATCACTTGAAAAACAACATGCAGTAGTTGAAGAAACCATGAATTACATGCAGCGGATATTCAATTCCTTTCCACAGATAGTAGTCGTTCTCGATTCTCAGCTAAAACCAATCTTTTCAAATATACAGTACTTACAACGTGAAAAGGAATCAAAATTAACTGATGCGATAGAAAAAGTTGCAAAAAATGTGTTAGCAACTAATTCTCGACAGGTGAGCGAGATTGAATCAGAAGGAACTTTTTACTCATTAATCGCAGAGAAGATCGAATATGAAGGTGAGACACAGGTACTGTTGTCCATTACGGATGTGACAAATACCAAAGAACTGGAACGGCTCAAAGCGATCGACAAACTAAAAACAGATTTCGTTGCAAGTATATCCCATGAACTCAGAACACCACTCGCAGCAATTAAAGCCTATTCAGAAACAATGCTCTCGAGTTTGAGCGATCTTGATAAAGACATTCTCAATGACTTTCTTCAGATTGTGTACAAAGAGAGTTTGCACTTGGAGAGTTTACTCGACGAACTCCTTGATTTTGCCAAGATCGAACAGAAAGCCATGAGCCTTGAAAAAACAAAATTCAACTTGGCAGAACTCATCCAAGAAGTTATACAGTCGATGACAGAATTTGCAAAAAGCAAAAATGTAAGACTTGAATGCGATGTAAGTGAACCGATCTTCATACTCGCAGATAGAAAGAGAATCAGACAGGTGCTGATCAACCTTGTAAGCAATGGTGTGAAATATTCTAAAGAAAATGGAAATGACAAATTTGTGAAGATCTCGACGAAAATTGATAATGCGTTTGTTATAATTTCAATCTCTGATAATGGAATAGGTATACCAGAGGAATACCAACAAAAGGTTTTTGAGAAATTCTTCAGGGTGGGCTCGGCACTCGATTATAGAACGGAAGGTGCTGGAATAGGATTGACGATAACAAAAGAAATCGTTGAGTTACACGGTGGAAGGATTTGGTTAGAGAGTAAAGTCAACGATGGAAGTGTGTTCTATGTTCAGTTACCCTTGGGAGAGTGA
- a CDS encoding mechanosensitive ion channel family protein encodes MSKEFILRVVNSVISVAISYIVYRVLYGMIIKSTEKLGKEFKMKNTVKLILGTIITLIVLMVLLNIWHISLLPYLTAFGVTGFIVGLAFQEPLSNLMSGILVLITRKLKEGDVIEIDGTIGIVEVVNYNHTILKTFDGKSVIIPNRQVWSEKVTNYWPGPVRRLSMKVSVAYNSDLTKVLEILKKCVDEEPFVEKQNVSNSIVFSGFNSSSIDFELLFWVKRENYFDALNALAQRIKKEFEMQGITIPFPQIDVHVKGR; translated from the coding sequence ATGTCCAAGGAATTTATTCTACGAGTCGTTAATTCTGTGATATCAGTTGCAATCAGTTACATTGTTTATCGTGTTTTATATGGAATGATAATCAAGAGTACTGAAAAGCTTGGTAAAGAGTTCAAGATGAAGAACACTGTCAAGTTGATCCTTGGAACAATTATAACACTGATTGTTCTAATGGTTCTTTTGAATATCTGGCACATAAGTTTGTTACCTTACCTGACAGCTTTTGGTGTGACTGGATTTATAGTTGGTCTGGCTTTTCAAGAACCTTTGTCAAATCTCATGTCAGGAATCTTAGTGTTAATCACGAGAAAATTGAAAGAAGGGGATGTAATAGAAATAGACGGTACAATCGGGATAGTGGAAGTTGTTAATTACAATCACACCATCTTGAAGACTTTTGACGGGAAGAGTGTTATCATTCCTAACAGGCAGGTCTGGAGTGAGAAAGTAACCAATTATTGGCCTGGACCGGTCAGAAGGCTGTCGATGAAGGTCTCGGTGGCATACAATTCGGATTTAACGAAGGTACTTGAAATACTCAAAAAATGTGTTGACGAAGAGCCATTTGTTGAAAAACAAAATGTCAGTAATTCCATAGTTTTCAGTGGATTTAATAGTTCTTCAATTGATTTTGAGTTACTTTTTTGGGTCAAAAGGGAGAATTATTTTGATGCTTTGAACGCACTCGCACAAAGAATAAAGAAAGAATTCGAAATGCAGGGAATTACCATTCCATTTCCACAGATTGATGTACACGTGAAAGGAAGGTAA
- a CDS encoding 3'-5' exonuclease: MNLRDRLFCVMDTETTGTDPLGGDRIIEIAIVPVYKQKILYRSIYSSLVNPKIKIPAVVERVHKISNQDIENAPVIDEVFEKMRTFMRKSIMVFHRAEFDLTFVDISAKEIGIFPPTVNYIDTREMSMVLFGEKKTLGWLAQKFGYEKPTHRALDDALVTAKVFIKMLNQLTEPQVLELLHNWRGQEW, encoded by the coding sequence TTGAACCTACGTGATAGACTTTTTTGTGTGATGGATACTGAAACAACTGGTACTGATCCTTTGGGTGGCGACAGGATTATTGAAATTGCCATAGTTCCTGTTTACAAGCAGAAAATTTTGTACAGATCTATATATAGTTCGCTTGTCAATCCAAAGATAAAAATACCTGCTGTTGTTGAGAGGGTTCATAAAATAAGCAATCAAGATATAGAAAATGCCCCTGTGATCGATGAGGTATTTGAAAAAATGAGAACCTTCATGAGAAAATCCATTATGGTTTTTCACAGAGCCGAATTTGATCTGACTTTTGTAGATATCTCAGCCAAAGAGATAGGTATTTTCCCTCCTACAGTTAACTACATAGACACACGCGAGATGTCAATGGTTTTGTTCGGAGAGAAAAAAACCCTTGGTTGGCTTGCGCAGAAATTTGGATATGAAAAACCAACTCACAGAGCTTTGGACGATGCACTTGTGACTGCTAAGGTATTTATAAAGATGCTGAATCAACTCACCGAGCCACAGGTTTTAGAACTTCTTCATAATTGGAGGGGACAGGAATGGTGA
- a CDS encoding PhoH family protein, translated as MVKNFVLDTNVLIHDPHAIYSFEDNNIVLPLPVLEELDKLKRRSDSVGRSAREVIRELDKLRTMGDLSKGIKLSSGGSISVMTITDGRREAPEFLFEKYLDNWILAYVLRLGRTSSIPTILVSKDISLRVKASALGILAQDYLTDRSDLASLPTGYRELNQQIEEGQTVDTRENEYIKAVNGYFKVKNKSAKRLSIDQSTVVWGISPLNEQQLFAMDALLDDEVNLVTLVGIAGTGKTLITLACALEKTLKEKKYKKIIVTRALIPMGKDVGYLPGSLEEKLEPWMQPVMDNLEFLFDCVQMSLKEFLKREIMELSALSFIRGRSIPDQYIIVDEAQNLTPHEVKTILTRAGKDTKIVLLGDPYQIDTPYLDKDSNGLVYAASKLIGDPLVAHITLTKGERSKLATLAAERL; from the coding sequence ATGGTGAAGAACTTTGTTCTTGATACCAACGTTTTGATCCATGATCCTCATGCTATATATTCCTTTGAAGATAACAACATCGTACTGCCTTTGCCGGTACTGGAAGAGTTGGACAAACTCAAAAGAAGGTCCGATTCTGTTGGTAGATCAGCAAGAGAAGTTATAAGAGAGTTGGACAAACTCAGGACGATGGGCGATCTTTCAAAGGGTATAAAACTGTCGAGTGGTGGTTCTATCAGTGTAATGACGATAACAGACGGTCGCAGGGAAGCACCAGAATTTTTGTTTGAAAAATATCTTGATAACTGGATCTTAGCTTATGTTTTGAGACTTGGAAGAACTTCCTCTATACCAACTATTCTTGTCAGTAAGGATATAAGTCTCAGAGTGAAGGCTTCGGCACTCGGTATATTAGCTCAGGATTATTTAACAGATAGATCAGATCTCGCTTCTCTGCCTACGGGATACAGAGAGTTGAATCAGCAAATCGAAGAAGGTCAAACAGTTGATACAAGAGAAAATGAATACATCAAGGCAGTTAATGGATATTTCAAAGTGAAAAACAAATCTGCGAAAAGGCTCTCGATAGATCAATCTACTGTTGTATGGGGGATAAGCCCTTTGAATGAGCAACAGTTGTTTGCAATGGATGCTTTGCTTGATGATGAAGTGAATCTGGTAACACTCGTTGGGATAGCAGGTACCGGTAAAACTTTAATAACTCTTGCCTGCGCACTTGAGAAAACTTTGAAGGAAAAGAAATATAAAAAAATCATAGTTACACGTGCCTTGATTCCGATGGGTAAAGATGTTGGATACCTTCCAGGTTCATTGGAAGAAAAACTCGAGCCATGGATGCAACCAGTTATGGACAATCTTGAGTTTCTTTTTGACTGTGTTCAAATGAGTCTCAAAGAATTTCTGAAGAGAGAAATAATGGAATTGAGCGCACTGAGTTTCATAAGAGGACGGAGTATACCGGATCAATATATCATCGTTGATGAGGCACAAAACTTGACACCACATGAGGTAAAAACAATACTCACAAGAGCCGGGAAAGATACAAAAATCGTACTCCTTGGTGATCCATACCAAATCGACACGCCATATCTTGACAAAGACAGCAATGGACTTGTCTATGCTGCTTCTAAATTGATTGGAGATCCATTGGTCGCACACATCACCCTTACCAAGGGAGAAAGATCGAAGCTCGCGACTTTGGCAGCGGAGAGATTATAG
- a CDS encoding ABC transporter ATP-binding protein — translation MSITIEARNLVKEFGNFRAVNGVNLSINQGEIYGFLGPNGAGKTTTIRMLTGTLKPTYGEIKILGLDLSKKEIEIKSRIGVVPDEPRIYPNLRGFEFLDFVIEIYKLNRKKIKERINELCEVFGVNYLDKTISDMSHGMKQKLYLVSVLMRKPEILFLDEPTVGLDAKSAKILKMLLQKYSSEGSTVFMTTHVLEIAEKMCTRIGIINKGTLIAEGTLAELRSVANKTQASLEDIFLQLTADGEDIEAIVKEL, via the coding sequence ATGAGTATTACTATTGAAGCAAGGAATTTGGTCAAGGAATTTGGTAATTTCAGAGCAGTTAATGGTGTGAATCTGTCGATAAATCAAGGTGAAATCTACGGCTTTCTGGGACCAAATGGTGCTGGAAAAACAACGACGATAAGAATGCTTACAGGTACACTAAAACCAACCTATGGGGAGATCAAGATACTTGGTCTTGATCTGAGTAAAAAAGAGATAGAGATAAAAAGTCGAATTGGCGTTGTTCCAGATGAACCAAGGATATATCCGAATTTAAGAGGATTTGAATTCCTTGATTTTGTAATTGAGATCTACAAGTTGAATAGGAAAAAGATCAAAGAGCGAATCAACGAATTGTGTGAAGTATTTGGAGTGAATTATCTTGATAAAACAATCTCTGACATGTCACATGGTATGAAGCAAAAACTCTATCTGGTGAGTGTTTTGATGAGAAAACCGGAAATATTATTTCTTGACGAACCAACGGTAGGGTTAGATGCGAAATCGGCAAAGATTTTAAAAATGCTTCTACAAAAATATTCTTCTGAGGGCAGTACAGTTTTCATGACTACTCATGTTCTTGAGATTGCAGAAAAGATGTGTACAAGAATAGGAATAATCAACAAAGGTACGCTCATAGCAGAGGGGACCTTAGCCGAATTGAGAAGTGTCGCAAACAAAACTCAAGCAAGCCTTGAAGACATCTTTCTCCAGTTAACTGCCGATGGCGAAGATATCGAAGCTATCGTAAAGGAGCTTTGA